The following proteins come from a genomic window of Daphnia carinata strain CSIRO-1 chromosome 6, CSIRO_AGI_Dcar_HiC_V3, whole genome shotgun sequence:
- the LOC130702303 gene encoding tyrosine 3-monooxygenase-like produces the protein MSATSVSPKIAVNPANAAGGITSFHSGREQFVMKKSYSIENGYTGRRRSLVDDARFESKVNRENRENLLHENSLSRENSTSQEELVLSEEAFTVGENGRLLVAIIIRMREEMVTLSRTFKTIQHCKGSLLHVESRPSYNKEEPQFEVILKLDIARDNLISLLKLLKQSTSLSRVTVASATNFVGDIPEIWFPKHISELDLCNHLVTRYEPDLDQGHPGFTDAVYRKRRQEIADIAFNYKHGEPIPRVEYSLEDKNTWKAVYTELMSLLPKHACRQHLEALSLLQKECGYAADNIPQLEDISNFLKRRTGFSLRPAAGLLTARDFLASLAYRVFQCTQYIRHSSSPYHSPEPDSIHELLGHVPILADKNFAQFSQELGLASLGASDSDIEKFSTMYWFTVEFGLCKQNGELRAYGAGLLSSYGELKHALSGKPSLLPFDPNVCAVQPYQDQDYQDVYFVAESLEDALQKFRGWVAENIRRPYEVCYNPFTQTAEVVDSLTALASVTKQVQTDLSHVCTALHKMK, from the exons ATGTCAGCAACGTCTGTTTCGCCGAAAATTGCTGTGAACCCGGCCAATGCAGCCGGAGGCATTACTTCTTTTCATTCCGGTCGAGAACAGTTCGTCATGAAAAAATCCTATAGTATTGAG AACGGATATACCGGAAGACGTCGGTCTCTGGTGGACGACGCACGTTTCGAATCAAAAGTGAACAGAGAGAATCGAGAAAATTTACTTCACGAAAATTCACTCTCTCGTG AAAATTCGACGTCGCAGGAGGAACTCGTCTTATCGGAAGAAGCTTTTACCGTCGGAGAAAACGGAAGACTTTTAGTGGCGATAATTATCCGTATGCGCGAAGAAATGGTTACGCTATCGCGTACATTCAAAACTATACAG CATTGCAAGGGGTCATTGTTGCATGTGGAATCACGTCCATCGTACAACAAAGAAGAACCCCAATTTGAAGTGATTTTGAAACTAGACATTGCTCGCGACAATCTTATATCCCTACTCAAATTACTGAAGCAAAGTACATCGCTTAGTCGTGTAACGGTCGCCAGTGCAACCAACTTTGTTGGAGACATACCAG AAATCTGGTTCCCAAAACATATCTCTGAATTGGATTTATGCAATCATTTGGTGACACGTTACGAACCAGATCTAGATCAAGGCCATCCTGGGTTTACTGACGCTGTCTATCGAAAACGGCGTCAAGAAATTGCCGATATTGCTTTCAATTACAAACA CGGAGAGCCTATTCCACGCGTCGAGTATTCGCTCGAAGACAAAAACACTTGGAAAGCTGTTTACACAGAACTGATGTCACTGTTGCCAAAACACGCGTGTCGCCAACATTTGGAAGCTCTTTCTCTACTGCAAAAGGAATGCGGATACGCGGCAGACAACATTCCGCAGCTAGAGGACATTTCCAACTTTCTCAAAA GAAGGACGGGCTTTTCTCTTCGTCCAGCAGCTGGTTTGTTAACGGCTCGCGATTTTCTTGCAAGCTTGGCGTATCGCGTATTTCAATGCACTCA ATACATTCGTCATTCTTCCTCTCCGTATCACTCTCCGGAACC GGATTCTATTCACGAGCTGTTGGGACATGTTCCAATCTTGGCCGACAAAAATTTTGCACAATTTTCCCAAGAATTGGGTTTAGCCTCGCTAGGGGCAAGCGACAGTGACATTGAAAAATTCTCGACG ATGTATTGGTTCACTGTCGAATTTGGGTTGTGCAAACAAAACGGGGAACTTCGCGCATACGGAGCCGGTTTGCTGTCTAGCTACGGAGAACTGAAACATGCTCTATCCGGGAAACCTAGTCTGTTGCCCTTTGATCCGAACGTCTGCGCCGTACAGCCCTATCAGGATCAGGATTATCAAGATGTCTATTTTGTGGCTGAAAGTCTGGAAGATGCCCTTCAAAAATTCCG cGGTTGGGTGGCAGAGAACATACGTCGACCTTACGAAGTCTGCTATAATCCGTTCACGCAAACTGCCGAAGTCGTTGACTCGCTTACTGCGCTGGCTAGTGTTACCAAACAAGTCCAGACGGATCTGTCTCATGTCTGCACCGCCCTGCACAAGATGAAGTaa
- the LOC130702310 gene encoding POC1 centriolar protein homolog A-like isoform X2: MFSVERNLRGHHGTITSLAFSPNMKQLISCSNDKSIILWGLQQKMKAFRFTGHTSSVSDVCFAPSGNLMASCSQDGSLAVWIPSITGESTFWKGHQAAARSVAFTPDGRQILSASDDKTIKLWTVHKSKFVASFSSHTNWVRCTRPSPDGNQMVSCADDRTIKLWDLKSGDCIHTFYEPKAQGNYVEFHPSGTCIGTALANGVVKIYETRMRKVLQLYEIHNGPVHSLSFHPTSGNYLITGSQEGTLKVLDLMEGRPSYTLYGPKGAVHSVKFSPDGDYFATGGADNEILVWKANFAPVLDVADNSSNKSSTKTKIRPSIAGGLQGVDVKKIVASSVAEDRQDIEDASVNSKRSSSIDELEISKKTMDMQISDSLEKTGNEREKRLEIIIADLVSQVDVLTNTLLALEQRVTFIEDQQKENLGTGIFSNGEQVGAPL; encoded by the exons ATGTTTTCTGTAGAGCGAAATCTTCGAGGACATCATGGAACAATCACATCTTTGGCATTTAGCCCTAATATGAAGCAGCTAATTTCTTGTAGCAATGACAAGTCCATTATTCTATGGGGacttcaacaaaaaatgaaagcattTAG GTTTACCGGCCATACATCTTCTGTCAGTGATGTTTGCTTTGCTCCATCTGGAAATCTAATGGCATCTTGCAGTCAAGATGGTTCATTAGCTGTTTGGATTCCTAGTATTACAGGTGAAAGCACCTTTTGGAAAGGTCACCAGGCTGCAGCACGTTCTGTAGCTTTTACACCAGATGGGAGACAAATTCTTTCGGCATCTGATGATAAGACAATCAAATTGTGGACTGTGCATAAATCTAA GTTTGTAGCCTCGTTCAGTAGTCATACAAATTGGGTTCGTTGCACGCGGCCATCTCCAGACGGAAACCAAATGGTTTCATGTGCCGACGACCGGACAATCAAGTTATGGGATTTAAAAAGTGGTGATTGCATCCACACATTCTATGAACCTAAG GCTCAAGGCAACTATGTTGAATTTCATCCTAGTGGAACATGTATTGGAACAGCTCTTGCTAATGGAGTAGTAAAAATCTATGAAACCCGCATGCGGAAGGTGCTTCAGTTGTATGAAATCCACAACGGCCCAGTGCACAGCTTATCATTCCATCCAACGTCGGGCAACTACCTGATTACAGGATCACAGGAGGGAACATTGAAAGTTTTGGATCTGATGGAAGGTCGCCCAAGTTATACTCTTTATGGGCCGAAAGGCGCAGTTCATTCGGTGAAATTCAGTCCAGATGGTGACTATTTCGCCACAG GAGGAGCGGACAATGAAATTCTAGTTTGGAAAGCCAATTTTGCTCCAGTTCTAGATGTCGCTGACAATTCCAGCAATAAGTCATCTACCAAAACTAAAATTCGCCCCTCCATTGCTGGTGGACTTCAAGGTGTTGACGTAAAGAAAATCGTGGCATCTTCAGTGGCAGAAGATAGGCAAGATATCGAAGATGCGAGTGTTAACTCAAAAAGATCGTCAAGCATTGACGAGCTAGAAATTAGTAAGAAAACTATGGACATGCAAATTAGCGATTCGCTTGAAAAAACAGGAAAT GAAAGAGAGAAGCGGTTGGAGATTATTATCGCGGATCTAGTTTCCCAAGTTGATGTCTTAACAAATACGTTGTTAGCCCTTGAACAACGTGTTACATTTATTGAggatcaacaaaaagaaaatcttggCACAGGAATATTCTCCAATGGGGAACAAGTCGGTGCGCCCTTGTAA
- the LOC130702310 gene encoding POC1 centriolar protein homolog A-like isoform X1 gives MFSVERNLRGHHGTITSLAFSPNMKQLISCSNDKSIILWGLQQKMKAFRFTGHTSSVSDVCFAPSGNLMASCSQDGSLAVWIPSITGESTFWKGHQAAARSVAFTPDGRQILSASDDKTIKLWTVHKSKFVASFSSHTNWVRCTRPSPDGNQMVSCADDRTIKLWDLKSGDCIHTFYEPKAQGNYVEFHPSGTCIGTALANGVVKIYETRMRKVLQLYEIHNGPVHSLSFHPTSGNYLITGSQEGTLKVLDLMEGRPSYTLYGPKGAVHSVKFSPDGDYFATGGADNEILVWKANFAPVLDVADNSSNKSSTKTKIRPSIAGGLQGVDVKKIVASSVAEDRQDIEDASVNSKRSSSIDELEISKKTMDMQISDSLEKTGNVSKTEREKRLEIIIADLVSQVDVLTNTLLALEQRVTFIEDQQKENLGTGIFSNGEQVGAPL, from the exons ATGTTTTCTGTAGAGCGAAATCTTCGAGGACATCATGGAACAATCACATCTTTGGCATTTAGCCCTAATATGAAGCAGCTAATTTCTTGTAGCAATGACAAGTCCATTATTCTATGGGGacttcaacaaaaaatgaaagcattTAG GTTTACCGGCCATACATCTTCTGTCAGTGATGTTTGCTTTGCTCCATCTGGAAATCTAATGGCATCTTGCAGTCAAGATGGTTCATTAGCTGTTTGGATTCCTAGTATTACAGGTGAAAGCACCTTTTGGAAAGGTCACCAGGCTGCAGCACGTTCTGTAGCTTTTACACCAGATGGGAGACAAATTCTTTCGGCATCTGATGATAAGACAATCAAATTGTGGACTGTGCATAAATCTAA GTTTGTAGCCTCGTTCAGTAGTCATACAAATTGGGTTCGTTGCACGCGGCCATCTCCAGACGGAAACCAAATGGTTTCATGTGCCGACGACCGGACAATCAAGTTATGGGATTTAAAAAGTGGTGATTGCATCCACACATTCTATGAACCTAAG GCTCAAGGCAACTATGTTGAATTTCATCCTAGTGGAACATGTATTGGAACAGCTCTTGCTAATGGAGTAGTAAAAATCTATGAAACCCGCATGCGGAAGGTGCTTCAGTTGTATGAAATCCACAACGGCCCAGTGCACAGCTTATCATTCCATCCAACGTCGGGCAACTACCTGATTACAGGATCACAGGAGGGAACATTGAAAGTTTTGGATCTGATGGAAGGTCGCCCAAGTTATACTCTTTATGGGCCGAAAGGCGCAGTTCATTCGGTGAAATTCAGTCCAGATGGTGACTATTTCGCCACAG GAGGAGCGGACAATGAAATTCTAGTTTGGAAAGCCAATTTTGCTCCAGTTCTAGATGTCGCTGACAATTCCAGCAATAAGTCATCTACCAAAACTAAAATTCGCCCCTCCATTGCTGGTGGACTTCAAGGTGTTGACGTAAAGAAAATCGTGGCATCTTCAGTGGCAGAAGATAGGCAAGATATCGAAGATGCGAGTGTTAACTCAAAAAGATCGTCAAGCATTGACGAGCTAGAAATTAGTAAGAAAACTATGGACATGCAAATTAGCGATTCGCTTGAAAAAACAGGAAATGTAAGCAAAACA GAAAGAGAGAAGCGGTTGGAGATTATTATCGCGGATCTAGTTTCCCAAGTTGATGTCTTAACAAATACGTTGTTAGCCCTTGAACAACGTGTTACATTTATTGAggatcaacaaaaagaaaatcttggCACAGGAATATTCTCCAATGGGGAACAAGTCGGTGCGCCCTTGTAA
- the LOC130702335 gene encoding uncharacterized protein LOC130702335, giving the protein MMMCQNTARNIEIKAKIHDVNAVIKKVAEVCKMEMEVIEQCDTFFKTENGRLKLREFKDGSGELIYYDRPDVDGPKLSSYSKSSVTNTTSLKSVLQMALGVKGLVKKKRLLWLFNQTRIHVDEVEGLGFFFGT; this is encoded by the exons ATGATGATGTGTCAGAATACTGCCagaaatattgaaataaagGCGAAAATTCACGACGTAAACGCTGTGATAAAAAAGGTTGCTGAAGTGTGTAAAATGGAAATGGAAGTGATTGAGCAATGTGACACTTTTTTCAAAACGGAAAATGGCCGCCTGAAATTAAGGGAGTTTAAA GACGGCAGCGGAGAACTTATTTATTATGATAGACCTGATGTAGATGGTCCAAAGCTATCGAGCTATTCAAAATCGTCGGTAACCAATACAACCTCATTAAAAAGCGTCCTACAAATGGCTTTGGGTGTAAAAGGCCTGGTGAAGAAAAAACGTCTGCTGTGGCTTTTCAATCAAACGAGAATTCACGTTGACGAAGTGGAAGgtttaggatttttttttggaacttgA